The Columba livia isolate bColLiv1 breed racing homer chromosome 13, bColLiv1.pat.W.v2, whole genome shotgun sequence genome has a segment encoding these proteins:
- the LOC102087544 gene encoding C-C motif chemokine 3, whose translation MLAARTVLLLTMLLTFSLHRAAAYDSPTECCYNHAEKPIRHIEYFYETPNTCSLPAVVIVTLKGDKVCADPKKRWVMRAMKRFQRKK comes from the exons ATGCTCGCTGCAAGGACAGTCCTGCTGCTCACCATGCTCCTCACCTTCTCCCTGCACCGTGCTGCAG CCTATGACTCGCCCACTGAATGCTGCTATAACCATGCAGAGAAACCCATCCGACACATAGAGTACTTCTACGAGACGCCCAACACCTGCTCCTTGCCTGCAGTTGT GATTGTGACTCTCAAGGGTGACAAGGTCTGCGCCGACCCCAAGAAGCGCTGGGTGATGAGAGCCATGAAAaggtttcaaaggaaaaaatga
- the CCL17 gene encoding C-C motif chemokine 17, whose amino-acid sequence MLTARTALVLTALLTLSLCCDAAPSSPSECCYDYRNSRLPLAKLKGYYIAPPECFDPAIVFVVGNGTMVCAHPETDWVKKAVKYLEKKKGRRAS is encoded by the exons ATGCTCACTGCAAGGACAGCCCTGGTGCTCACGGCACTGCTcaccctgtccctgtgctgcgATGCAG CCCCTTCCTCACCAAGTGAGTGCTGCTATGATTACAGAAATTCCCGTCTCCCGCTGGCTAAACTGAAGGGATACTACATAGCTCCCCCGGAATGTTTTGACCCAGCAATTGT GTTTGTGGTCGGGAACGGGACCATGGTTTGTGCACACCCGGAGACTGACTGGGTGAAGAAAGCAGTCAAGtatcttgaaaaaaagaaaggacgTCGTGCCTCGTGA
- the CX3CL1 gene encoding fractalkine has protein sequence MKALSFQVLFVLWVLCLVTLAGGQPKAPLKCSIECSHFTSPIAAKRIRSYRRTEPRCSKQAIIFTTLKSMEICADPEAEWVKKIVEKLDQKKAAASPLPRDATPAAAPEGPGVFQKHVGLTVTAPSQATAPTSFFQGTSTTVLERIHVPAARTEASSKSPPAMQETTQLPAGLSPVIWEGAARSEVTPEANRDSLKSPAPSTTFAAGMVFSQTTPCPTALVHGFDKAVGSTEEPVGHTANATADVRDSTSPTANSNPIAITEGPEHPVLSPNESLDPKSARANTSHTVSNSFSPDLHSILDSREIATVPATPVPPVTTSVSTLNPTTATGEGPSVRINKVSSSSADAFGTRIVDYLSSIGKQGPSDMLVFTSQTFSGQARTQMTTERPSSLPLPRFLSGSQMHFVIPVSLVGGLMACSVAAVWLYLKFGIKREETSREMIQGLLYQKAADQNNLFPMEVI, from the exons GGCAACCCAAAGCACCTCTGAAGTGCTCAATAGAGTGCAGCCATTTCACATCTCCGATAGCAGCGAAGCGGATAAGGAGCTACCGCAGGACCGAGCCCCGCTGCAGCAAACAAGCCATCAT atttactACTTTGAAGTCCATGGAGATTTGTGCAGATCCAGAGGCAGAGTGGGTGAAGAAGATAGTAGAGAAACTGGACCAGAAAAAGGCTGCAGCCTCCCCACTTCCCCGGGATGCCACCCCAGCAGCGGCACCAGAAGGGCCTGGTGTGTTCCAGAAACACGTTGGTCTTACAGTAACAGCTCCATCACAAGCCACTGCTCCAACTAGTTTCTTCCAAGGGACCAGCACAACAGTTTTGGAGAGAATACATGTTCCTGCTGCCAGGACAGAGGCGTCCAGCAAATCCCCGCCAGCCATGCAGGAAACcacccagctccctgcaggATTGTCCCCTGTGATCTGGGAAGGTGCTGCCCGCTCTGAAGTCACTCCAGAAGCAAACAGAGATTCCTTAAAATCTCCTGCACCGTCAACAACTTTTGCAGCAGGCATGGTTTTCAGCCAGACCACCCCATGTCCCACGGCCCTTGTGCATGGCTTTGACAAGGCTGTGGGATCTACAGAAGAACCTGTAGGACACACTGCAAATGCTACGGCTGATGTTCGAGATTCGACCTCTCCTACTGCAAATTCAAACCCCATAGCTATTACTGAAGGACCAGAACATCCTGTACTTTCTCCAAATGAATCCCTGGACCCTAAAAGTGCAAGAGCCAACACATCACATACTGTGTCTAACAGTTTTAGTCCAGATCTCCACTCCATCCTAGACAGCAGGGAGATTGCCACAGTCCCAGCCACACCAGTTCCGCCAGTGACTACTTCAGTTTCTACTCTAAACCCCACAACTGCCACAGGCGAAGGTCCTTCTGTCCGTATCAACAAGgtttccagttcctctgcagatgCTTTTGGTACTAGAATAGTTGATTATTTATCATCTATAGGAAAGCAAGGTCCTTCAGATATGTTAGTTTTTACTAGCCAAACATTCTCAGGCCAAGCCAGAACACAGATGACTACAGAAAGACCAAGCAGTCTGCCTCTTCCTCGCTTCTTGTCAGGATCTCAAATGCATTTTGTCATCCCAGTTTCTCTGGTAGGTGGTCTGATGGCTTGCAGTGTCGCTGCTGTATGGCTGTATCTAAAATTTGGaatcaaaagagaagaaacGTCAAGGGAAATGATACAGGGCTTGCTCTACCAGAAGGCAGCAGATCAAAACAATCTCTTTCCAATGGAAGTAATCTGA